The following proteins are co-located in the Armatimonadota bacterium genome:
- the rnc gene encoding ribonuclease III, translated as MKIPKGIPLKSEELFKLAMTHRSAATDSVAESYERLEFFGDSVLGLIIAHYLYEHHPSWDQGMLSKAKSYVVQEAPLAETATKLGLGEFLILSASEEFTGGRQRPSILADVFEALIGGIFLESGLEKARWFVLEQLHPFLETISGGDVNPTDFKSRLQEIVQSRWRTMPYYRLTDDSGSSHERRFAVSVIVDNEVLGIGIGRSKKEAEQSAAKDAIELIERAQHNESFAFEDY; from the coding sequence ATGAAAATCCCAAAGGGAATTCCACTCAAAAGCGAAGAGCTATTCAAACTTGCGATGACCCACCGGTCCGCTGCGACTGATTCCGTTGCAGAAAGTTATGAACGTCTAGAATTCTTTGGCGATTCTGTATTGGGCTTAATCATTGCGCACTATCTCTATGAGCACCATCCTTCCTGGGATCAGGGCATGCTCAGCAAAGCAAAGAGTTATGTTGTGCAAGAAGCTCCGCTTGCCGAAACTGCTACCAAATTGGGATTGGGAGAATTCTTGATCTTGAGTGCAAGCGAGGAATTCACCGGAGGCAGACAACGCCCATCGATCCTTGCGGATGTTTTCGAAGCATTGATCGGAGGCATCTTCTTGGAGTCAGGATTAGAAAAAGCCCGGTGGTTTGTCTTGGAGCAATTGCATCCATTTCTGGAAACTATCTCTGGGGGCGATGTTAATCCAACCGATTTTAAGTCCCGATTGCAAGAAATTGTTCAAAGTCGGTGGCGAACCATGCCTTATTATCGTCTTACTGATGATAGCGGGTCTTCTCACGAACGAAGGTTTGCTGTGAGTGTTATCGTCGATAATGAGGTTTTGGGAATCGGAATTGGGAGGTCAAAGAAGGAAGCTGAACAGTCTGCTGCGAAAGACGCGATCGAACTGATCGAGCGAGCACAGCATAACGAATCGTTTGCTTTTGAAGACTATTGA